One genomic region from Mycobacterium basiliense encodes:
- a CDS encoding cytochrome P450, with protein MPCPNLPSGFDFTDPDIYAERLPVEEFAELRSAAPIWWNEQAPGTGGGFHDGGFWAITKLKDVKEISRRSDIFSSYENGVIPRFHNDIAREDIDVQRSVMLNMDAPHHTRLRKIISRGFTPRAIGRLHDELNERAQKIAEEAAAAGRGDFVEQVSCELPLQAIAGLLGVPQEDRGKLFEWSNEMTGNDDPEYAHIDPKMSSAELIMYAMKMAEEKAQNPGDDIVTQLIEADIDGEKLSDDEFGFFVVMLAVAGNETTRNSITQGMMAFADHPDQWELYKRERPETAADEIVRWATPVTCFQRTALEDYELSGVQIKRGQRVLMFYRSANFDEEVFDDPFTFDIMRNPNPHVGFGGTGAHYCIGANLARMTINLIFNAVADHMPDLKPVSAPERLRSGWLNGIKHWQVDYNTGTCPVAH; from the coding sequence GTGCCCTGCCCCAATCTGCCGTCCGGGTTCGATTTCACCGACCCGGACATCTACGCCGAGAGATTGCCGGTCGAGGAGTTTGCCGAGCTGCGATCGGCGGCTCCCATCTGGTGGAACGAACAGGCTCCCGGAACGGGCGGGGGCTTCCACGACGGTGGTTTCTGGGCGATCACCAAGCTCAAGGACGTCAAGGAGATCTCCCGGCGCAGTGACATCTTCTCCAGCTACGAAAACGGGGTTATCCCGAGATTCCACAACGACATCGCGCGCGAGGACATCGATGTTCAGCGGTCCGTCATGCTCAACATGGACGCGCCCCACCACACCCGGCTGCGCAAGATCATCTCCCGCGGCTTCACCCCGCGCGCCATCGGACGACTGCACGACGAGCTCAACGAACGTGCCCAGAAGATCGCCGAAGAGGCGGCGGCCGCGGGTAGGGGCGACTTCGTAGAGCAGGTGTCGTGCGAACTGCCGCTACAGGCGATTGCGGGCTTGCTTGGGGTGCCCCAGGAGGACCGCGGCAAGCTGTTCGAGTGGTCGAACGAGATGACCGGGAACGATGACCCTGAGTACGCCCACATCGACCCGAAGATGTCGTCGGCGGAGCTGATCATGTATGCGATGAAGATGGCCGAGGAAAAGGCCCAAAACCCCGGCGACGACATCGTGACGCAGCTGATAGAGGCCGATATCGACGGTGAGAAGCTCTCCGACGACGAGTTCGGTTTCTTTGTCGTGATGCTCGCGGTGGCCGGCAACGAGACCACCCGCAACTCCATCACCCAGGGGATGATGGCCTTCGCCGACCACCCGGACCAGTGGGAGTTGTACAAGAGGGAACGCCCGGAAACCGCTGCCGACGAGATTGTCCGCTGGGCCACCCCGGTGACCTGTTTCCAGCGCACCGCGCTGGAGGACTATGAGCTGTCCGGCGTGCAAATCAAGCGGGGTCAGCGGGTGCTGATGTTCTACCGGTCGGCGAACTTCGACGAAGAGGTGTTCGACGACCCGTTCACCTTCGACATCATGCGCAACCCCAACCCGCATGTCGGCTTCGGCGGTACCGGTGCGCACTACTGCATTGGCGCCAACCTGGCCCGCATGACGATCAACCTCATCTTCAACGCCGTTGCCGACCACATGCCCGACCTCAAACCGGTCTCGGCGCCCGAGCGGCTGCGGTCCGGCTGGCTCAACGGGATCAAGCACTGGCAAGTTGACTACAACACCGGCACCTGCCCGGTGGCACACTGA
- a CDS encoding steroid 3-ketoacyl-CoA thiolase — MGNPVIVEATRSPIGKRNGWLSGLHATELLGAVQKALVDRVGLHAGFQAGDVEQVIGGCVTQFGEQSNNISRVAWLTAGLPDHVGATTVDCQCGSGQQANHLIAGLIAIGAIDIGIACGIEAMSRVGLGANAGPDRAAIRAESWDIDLPNQFEAAERIAKRRGITRADIDAFGLESQLRAKRAWDEGRFDREISPIEAPVLDEQKQPTAERHMVSRDQGLRDTTMAGLSELKPVLEGGIHTAGTSSQISDGAAAVLWMDEDRAKALGLRPRARIVSQALVGAEPYYHLDGPVQSTAKVLEKAGMKMGDIDIVEINEAFASVVLSWARVHEPDMARVNVNGGAIALGHPVGCTGSRLITTALHELERTDQSTALITMCAGGALSTGTILERL; from the coding sequence ATGGGTAACCCGGTAATCGTCGAAGCGACACGCAGCCCGATCGGAAAGCGCAACGGTTGGCTATCGGGGCTGCACGCCACCGAGCTGCTGGGAGCCGTTCAGAAGGCGCTGGTGGACCGTGTCGGGCTGCACGCCGGCTTTCAGGCTGGGGACGTCGAGCAGGTCATCGGTGGCTGCGTGACGCAGTTCGGCGAGCAGTCCAACAACATCAGCCGAGTGGCCTGGCTGACCGCCGGCCTGCCCGACCACGTCGGCGCCACCACGGTGGACTGCCAGTGCGGCAGTGGCCAGCAGGCCAACCACCTGATTGCTGGATTGATCGCGATCGGCGCAATCGACATCGGCATCGCCTGTGGCATCGAGGCGATGAGCCGCGTCGGCTTGGGCGCCAATGCCGGCCCCGACCGCGCAGCCATTCGCGCCGAGTCGTGGGACATCGACCTGCCGAACCAGTTCGAAGCCGCCGAGCGGATCGCCAAGCGCCGCGGCATCACCCGCGCGGACATCGACGCGTTCGGGCTCGAGTCCCAGCTACGCGCCAAGCGCGCCTGGGACGAGGGTCGATTCGATCGCGAGATCTCACCGATCGAGGCGCCGGTGCTCGACGAGCAGAAGCAACCCACGGCCGAGCGTCACATGGTCTCGCGCGACCAGGGCCTGCGAGACACCACGATGGCGGGGTTGAGCGAGCTGAAGCCGGTGCTCGAGGGCGGTATTCACACCGCGGGGACGTCGTCGCAGATCTCCGACGGCGCGGCGGCGGTGCTGTGGATGGACGAAGACAGAGCCAAGGCACTCGGGTTGCGGCCGCGGGCCCGCATCGTCAGCCAGGCGCTCGTCGGTGCCGAGCCGTACTACCACCTCGATGGACCCGTGCAGTCGACGGCGAAAGTGCTGGAGAAGGCGGGCATGAAGATGGGTGACATCGACATCGTCGAGATCAACGAGGCCTTCGCGTCCGTCGTGCTGTCCTGGGCGCGGGTGCACGAGCCGGACATGGCTCGCGTCAATGTCAACGGCGGCGCGATTGCCTTGGGCCATCCAGTGGGCTGCACCGGGAGCCGGTTGATCACCACCGCATTGCATGAGCTGGAGCGCACCGATCAGAGCACCGCGCTGATCACCATGTGTGCGGGCGGGGCACTGTCCACCGGCACCATCCTCGAGCGGCTTTGA
- a CDS encoding nitroreductase family deazaflavin-dependent oxidoreductase — protein MPKSPPRFLNSPLTDFFIKWMSRLNTWMYRRNGGEGLGGTFQKIPVALLTTTGRKTGQPRVSPLYFLRDGDRVVVAASKGGSEKNPMWYLNLKANPKVSVQIKKEVLELTARDATDEERAKYWPQLVDMYPSYDDYQSWTDRTIPIVVCDP, from the coding sequence ATGCCGAAATCACCGCCGCGGTTCCTCAACTCACCGCTCACCGATTTCTTCATCAAGTGGATGTCGCGCCTCAACACCTGGATGTACCGCCGCAACGGCGGGGAGGGTCTCGGCGGCACCTTCCAGAAGATTCCGGTCGCCCTGCTGACCACCACCGGTCGCAAGACTGGCCAGCCGCGAGTAAGCCCGCTTTATTTTCTGCGCGATGGAGACCGCGTGGTGGTCGCGGCGTCCAAGGGGGGCTCCGAAAAGAACCCCATGTGGTACCTCAATCTCAAGGCCAACCCGAAGGTGTCGGTCCAGATCAAAAAAGAGGTCCTCGAGCTGACCGCGCGCGATGCCACCGACGAGGAGCGCGCCAAATACTGGCCGCAGCTGGTGGATATGTACCCGTCCTACGACGACTACCAGTCCTGGACCGACCGGACCATCCCGATCGTCGTCTGCGATCCCTAG
- a CDS encoding SDR family oxidoreductase, whose product MGLLDGRVVIVTGAGGGIGRAHALAFAAEGARVVVNDIGVGLDGSPAGGGSAAQGVVDEIASAGGEAVANGSDVSDWEQAAGLISVAVETFGGLDVLVNNAGIVRDRMMANTSEEEFDTVIAVHLKGHFATMRHAASYWRGLSKAGKTVDARIINTSSGAGLQGSVGQANYSAAKAGIAAMTLVAAAEMGRYGVTVNAIAPSARTRMTETVFAEMMAKPDEGFDAMAPENISPLVVYLGSAGSREVTGKVFEVEGGTIRVAEGWAHGPQVDKGAKWDPAELGPVITDLLAKARPPVPVYGAAGS is encoded by the coding sequence ATGGGCTTGCTCGACGGCCGTGTGGTCATCGTCACCGGAGCCGGCGGCGGAATTGGGCGCGCGCACGCGCTGGCCTTCGCCGCCGAGGGCGCTCGGGTGGTGGTCAATGACATCGGGGTGGGGCTCGACGGGTCCCCCGCGGGCGGTGGCAGTGCTGCGCAGGGTGTGGTCGATGAGATCGCTTCGGCCGGAGGCGAAGCCGTCGCCAACGGATCTGATGTCTCGGACTGGGAGCAAGCGGCCGGCCTGATCTCTGTTGCTGTCGAAACGTTCGGTGGCCTGGACGTCCTAGTCAACAATGCGGGCATCGTGCGCGATCGGATGATGGCCAACACCAGCGAGGAAGAGTTCGACACCGTCATCGCGGTACATCTCAAGGGCCATTTCGCCACCATGCGACACGCGGCGTCCTATTGGCGCGGGTTGTCCAAGGCGGGAAAAACCGTTGACGCGCGGATCATCAACACCAGTTCGGGTGCGGGTTTACAGGGCAGCGTCGGGCAGGCCAACTACAGTGCCGCGAAAGCCGGCATTGCCGCGATGACGCTTGTGGCCGCCGCCGAAATGGGTCGCTACGGTGTCACCGTCAATGCCATCGCGCCGTCGGCCCGCACTCGCATGACCGAAACCGTCTTCGCCGAGATGATGGCCAAGCCCGACGAAGGGTTCGACGCGATGGCGCCGGAGAACATTTCCCCGCTGGTGGTGTACCTGGGCAGCGCCGGTTCCCGCGAAGTCACCGGGAAGGTCTTCGAGGTTGAGGGTGGGACCATCCGGGTGGCCGAGGGTTGGGCGCACGGCCCGCAGGTGGACAAGGGCGCCAAGTGGGATCCGGCCGAGTTGGGGCCCGTCATCACCGACTTGCTGGCCAAGGCGCGGCCGCCGGTGCCGGTGTATGGAGCCGCCGGTTCGTAG
- a CDS encoding SDR family oxidoreductase → MTRAGGADAINLGLAGRVVLVTGGVRGVGAGISSVFADQGATVITCARRAVEDLPHEFHCCDIRDEESVKRLVAAIAEKHGRLDVVVNNAGGSPYALAAEATPTFHRKIIELNLLAPLLVSQYSYALMQNQPHGGAIVNVCSVSGRRPTPGTAAYGAAKAGFENLTSTLAVEWAPKIRVNALVVGMVETEQSELFYGDAESIARVAATVPLGRLARPTDIGWAAAFLASDLASYISGATLEVDGGGEPPPYLAVSSANK, encoded by the coding sequence GTGACCCGTGCCGGAGGAGCAGACGCCATCAATTTGGGACTGGCCGGTCGGGTGGTCCTGGTGACCGGTGGCGTTCGAGGGGTAGGTGCCGGTATCAGTTCGGTTTTCGCAGATCAGGGCGCGACGGTCATCACCTGCGCACGACGAGCCGTCGAAGACCTGCCGCATGAGTTCCATTGCTGCGACATCCGGGACGAGGAATCGGTGAAGCGTTTGGTAGCAGCGATCGCCGAGAAGCATGGCCGGCTCGACGTGGTGGTCAACAACGCGGGGGGATCGCCCTATGCGCTAGCGGCCGAGGCCACGCCAACTTTTCATCGCAAGATCATTGAGCTTAATCTGCTTGCGCCGCTGCTGGTTTCGCAGTATTCATATGCGCTGATGCAAAATCAGCCCCATGGTGGGGCGATTGTCAACGTCTGCAGCGTAAGCGGTCGCCGGCCTACCCCCGGCACCGCCGCCTACGGCGCGGCCAAGGCGGGATTTGAAAACCTCACGTCCACCCTGGCGGTGGAATGGGCGCCCAAGATCCGGGTCAACGCGCTGGTGGTCGGAATGGTGGAGACCGAACAGTCCGAACTGTTCTACGGGGACGCCGAGTCCATAGCCCGCGTTGCCGCCACCGTACCCCTGGGCCGGCTGGCGCGTCCTACCGACATAGGCTGGGCCGCTGCATTTTTGGCTTCCGACCTGGCCTCCTATATCAGTGGTGCAACGCTTGAGGTTGATGGCGGTGGTGAGCCGCCGCCCTATCTGGCCGTTTCCAGCGCCAACAAGTGA
- the echA20 gene encoding (7aS)-7a-methyl-1,5-dioxo-2,3,5,6,7,7a-hexahydro-1H-indene-carboxyl-CoA hydrolase gives MTITSTTPEPGIVAVTVDYPPVNAIPSRGWFELADAITAAGADPNTRAVILRAEGRGFNAGVDIKEMQNTEGFTALIDANRGCFAAFRAVYECAVPVIAAVNGFCVGGGIGLVGNADVIVASEDATFGLPEVERGALGAATHLSRLVPQHMMRRLFFTAATVDAATLHHFGSVHEVVPRAELHEAALRVARDIAAKDTRVIRAAKEALNLIDVQRVNSSYRMEQGFTFELNLAGVADEHRDAFVKKP, from the coding sequence GTGACCATTACATCCACCACGCCCGAGCCCGGCATAGTCGCGGTCACCGTCGACTACCCGCCCGTCAACGCCATCCCATCCCGCGGCTGGTTCGAACTCGCCGACGCTATAACGGCCGCCGGCGCTGACCCCAACACCCGCGCGGTGATTCTGCGCGCCGAAGGCCGTGGCTTCAACGCCGGCGTCGACATCAAAGAGATGCAGAACACCGAAGGCTTCACCGCTTTGATCGACGCCAATCGTGGCTGCTTCGCCGCATTCCGTGCGGTCTACGAATGCGCGGTCCCGGTAATCGCTGCGGTTAACGGATTTTGTGTCGGCGGAGGCATCGGCTTGGTCGGCAACGCCGATGTCATTGTTGCCTCCGAGGATGCCACCTTCGGGTTGCCGGAGGTCGAACGCGGTGCGCTGGGCGCGGCAACGCACCTCTCACGCCTGGTGCCTCAGCACATGATGCGCCGGCTGTTCTTCACCGCGGCCACCGTCGACGCCGCCACCTTGCACCACTTTGGCTCGGTGCATGAAGTGGTGCCCCGCGCCGAACTCCACGAAGCGGCGCTCCGGGTAGCGCGCGATATCGCCGCCAAGGACACTCGGGTTATCCGCGCGGCCAAGGAGGCGCTCAATCTCATCGACGTGCAGCGGGTCAACTCGAGTTACCGCATGGAACAAGGCTTTACCTTCGAGCTCAACCTCGCCGGAGTCGCCGACGAGCACCGCGACGCGTTCGTGAAGAAGCCATGA
- the ipdA gene encoding cholesterol ring-cleaving hydrolase subunit IpdA: protein MSDKRTTLDDAVAHLRSGMTIGIAGWGSRRKPMALVRALLRTDVTDLTVVTYGGPDLGLLCSAGKVRRVYYGFVSLDSAPFYDPWFAKARTSGAIEAREMDEGMLRCGLQAAAQRLPFLPIRAGLGSSVPDFWEGELATVTSPYPAPEGRHETLIAMPALHLDAAFAHLNLADSQGNAAYTGIDPYFDDLFLMAAEKRLLSVERIVSTEELIKAVPPQALLVNRMMVDAVVEAPNGAHFTTAAPDYARDEKFQRHYAEAASSEESWQQFRQTYLSGTEDDYQAAVRAFAEEAAK, encoded by the coding sequence ATGAGCGATAAGCGAACCACCCTCGACGACGCCGTCGCACACTTGCGCAGTGGGATGACCATCGGGATCGCCGGCTGGGGCTCGCGGCGCAAACCCATGGCGTTGGTCCGCGCCCTCCTGCGCACCGACGTCACCGATCTCACCGTGGTCACCTACGGCGGACCGGACCTAGGCCTGCTGTGTTCGGCCGGCAAAGTTCGGCGCGTGTACTACGGATTCGTGTCGCTGGACTCAGCACCGTTCTACGACCCATGGTTCGCCAAGGCGCGGACCAGTGGTGCCATCGAGGCTCGAGAAATGGACGAAGGCATGCTGCGCTGCGGACTGCAGGCGGCCGCCCAGAGGTTGCCCTTCCTGCCCATCCGGGCCGGCCTGGGCAGTTCGGTTCCGGACTTCTGGGAGGGCGAGCTGGCCACGGTCACCAGCCCCTATCCAGCCCCGGAGGGTAGGCACGAAACGCTGATCGCGATGCCTGCCTTACACCTGGACGCGGCTTTCGCGCACCTCAATCTCGCTGACAGCCAAGGCAATGCCGCCTACACCGGAATCGACCCCTACTTCGACGACCTATTCCTGATGGCCGCCGAGAAGCGCCTGCTGTCGGTGGAACGCATCGTCTCCACCGAGGAACTGATAAAAGCCGTTCCCCCCCAGGCACTGTTAGTAAACCGGATGATGGTCGACGCCGTCGTGGAAGCCCCAAACGGTGCCCACTTCACCACCGCCGCACCCGATTACGCACGCGACGAGAAGTTCCAGCGACACTATGCCGAAGCCGCATCATCAGAGGAGAGCTGGCAGCAGTTCAGGCAAACCTACTTGTCCGGCACCGAAGATGACTACCAGGCCGCCGTGCGCGCCTTTGCGGAGGAGGCAGCAAAGTGA
- the ipdB gene encoding cholesterol ring-cleaving hydrolase subunit IpdB: MSTRAEVCAVACAELFRNAGEIMISPMTNMASVGARLARLTFAPDILLTDGEARLLADTPALGAAGAVEGWMPFGRVFETLAWGRRHVVMGANQVDRFGNQNISAFGPLQHPNRQMFGVRGSPGNTINHATSYWVGNHSKRVFCASVDVVSGIGYDKVDPDNPAFRFVNVYRVISNLGVFDFGGPDHTMRAMSLHPGVTSDDVREATSFEVHGLDEADETRLPTDAELRLIREVIDPKALRDREIRS; the protein is encoded by the coding sequence GTGAGCACCCGAGCCGAAGTCTGCGCGGTCGCCTGCGCCGAGCTGTTCAGGAACGCCGGCGAAATCATGATCAGCCCGATGACGAACATGGCGTCGGTCGGGGCCCGGTTGGCGCGACTAACCTTTGCACCAGACATCCTGTTGACCGACGGTGAAGCCCGGCTCCTGGCGGATACCCCGGCGCTAGGGGCGGCGGGTGCCGTCGAGGGTTGGATGCCGTTCGGCCGGGTGTTCGAGACACTGGCCTGGGGACGCCGGCACGTGGTAATGGGCGCCAATCAGGTTGATCGCTTTGGCAATCAGAACATCTCGGCGTTCGGGCCGCTGCAGCACCCGAATCGGCAGATGTTCGGAGTCCGGGGTTCACCCGGCAACACCATCAACCATGCCACCAGCTATTGGGTAGGCAACCATTCCAAGCGGGTGTTCTGTGCATCCGTCGACGTCGTCTCCGGAATCGGATACGACAAGGTGGATCCGGACAATCCCGCGTTTCGGTTCGTCAACGTCTATCGGGTGATATCCAACCTGGGCGTGTTCGACTTCGGCGGCCCGGACCACACCATGCGAGCCATGTCCCTACACCCGGGGGTAACATCCGACGACGTCCGGGAAGCCACCTCGTTCGAGGTACATGGCCTCGATGAAGCCGACGAAACCCGGCTGCCGACCGATGCCGAACTGCGCCTGATCCGCGAGGTTATCGACCCGAAAGCACTGCGGGATAGGGAGATACGTTCGTGA
- the ipdC gene encoding (3aS,4S,5R,7aS)-5-hydroxy-7a-methyl-1-oxo-octahydro-1H-indene-4-carboxyl-CoA dehydrogenase, whose translation MRLRTPLTELVGVEHPVVQTGMGWVAGARLVSATANAGGLGILASATMTLDELATAISKVKATTNQPFGVNIRADAADAGDRVELMIREGVKVASFALAPKQELITRLKEAGAVVIPSIGAAKHARKVAGWGADAMIVQGGEGGGHTGPVATTLLLPSVLDAVKGTDIPVVAAGGFFDGRGLAAALSYGAAGVAMGTRFLLTSDSTVPDAVKRRYLEAALDGTVVTTRVDGMPHRVLRTGLVDKLENGSRARGFAAAVRNAGKFKRLSQMSWQSMIRDGLAMRHGKELTWSQVLMAANTPMLLKAGLVDGNTEAGVLASGQVAGILDDLPSCAQLIESIVQDAIEHLRAASALVE comes from the coding sequence GTGAGATTGCGTACGCCGCTGACCGAGCTGGTCGGCGTCGAGCATCCGGTGGTGCAGACCGGCATGGGCTGGGTCGCCGGCGCTCGACTGGTGTCGGCAACCGCCAACGCCGGAGGGCTGGGCATCCTGGCGTCGGCCACCATGACCCTGGACGAATTGGCAACGGCCATCAGCAAGGTCAAGGCCACCACCAATCAGCCATTCGGTGTCAACATCCGCGCCGATGCCGCCGATGCCGGCGACCGTGTCGAGTTGATGATTCGCGAGGGTGTCAAAGTGGCGTCATTCGCGTTGGCGCCCAAACAAGAGCTGATAACCCGTCTCAAAGAGGCCGGTGCGGTGGTCATTCCATCGATCGGCGCGGCCAAGCACGCGCGCAAGGTGGCGGGTTGGGGCGCCGACGCGATGATCGTGCAGGGCGGCGAGGGCGGCGGCCACACCGGACCCGTTGCGACAACTCTGCTGCTGCCGTCGGTGCTGGACGCGGTCAAGGGCACCGACATTCCGGTGGTCGCCGCGGGCGGATTCTTCGACGGACGTGGGCTGGCCGCCGCGTTGTCCTACGGCGCGGCCGGCGTGGCCATGGGCACCCGGTTTCTGCTCACCTCCGATTCCACCGTGCCCGATGCCGTCAAGCGCCGATATCTAGAAGCGGCCCTGGACGGCACCGTGGTCACCACCCGCGTCGACGGCATGCCGCACCGAGTGCTGCGCACCGGACTAGTGGACAAGCTTGAAAACGGCTCGCGAGCAAGGGGTTTCGCCGCAGCGGTGCGCAATGCCGGGAAATTCAAACGGCTGTCACAGATGAGCTGGCAGTCGATGATTCGGGACGGCCTTGCCATGCGCCACGGTAAGGAATTGACCTGGTCGCAGGTGCTGATGGCGGCCAACACCCCAATGCTACTGAAGGCCGGCCTGGTCGATGGCAATACCGAGGCTGGGGTGCTGGCCTCCGGTCAGGTTGCCGGCATCCTCGACGACCTGCCGTCGTGCGCCCAATTGATCGAGTCGATCGTGCAGGACGCGATCGAACATCTCCGGGCCGCGTCCGCGCTGGTGGAGTAG
- a CDS encoding fatty acid desaturase, with protein sequence MSTIDAVGRAAPGSSAHHALPDPGESVPRLALPTVGIFLAALAAFIVSTIGYINGWVPLWAAIPINAAVTFVMFTVVHDASHYSISSTRWVNGLFGRLAWLFVGPVVAFPAFGFIHIQHHRHSNDDDEDPDTFASHGSPWTLPLRWSMVEYFYLKYYIPRARSRPVAEFAETMLMFTLSITGLAIAILTGNLWTLAVVFLIPQRIGLTVLAWWFDWLPHHGLADTQRTNRYRATRNRVGAEWLFTPVLLSQNYHLVHHLHPSVPFYRYLRTWKRNEEAYLERNAAISTVFGQQLNPAEFREWKRLNGRLAKLLPVRMPTRSSSPHAVLHRIPVASVDPITADSTLVTFAVPEALQDAFRFEPGQHVTVRTDLGGQGIRRNYSICAPATRAQLRIAVKHIPGGAFSTFVASELRAGDVLELMTPTGRFGTPLHPLNAKHYVGVAAGSGITPVLSILATTLEIETESRFTLIYGNRTKESTMFRAELDRLESRYADRLEILHVLTNEALHTPELRGRIDREKLNRWLTTKLRPDNVDEWFICGPMEMTTAVRESLVEHEVGIEHIHLELFYGYETAPTSDRDYQAATVTFTLSGKQDTFDLPPGDSILEGALQRRSDAPYACMGGACGTCRAKLTDGNVAMDHNFALGQAELDAGYILTCQSHPTTPFVSVDYDG encoded by the coding sequence ATGTCGACCATCGACGCCGTAGGCCGAGCGGCCCCGGGCTCATCCGCGCATCATGCCCTGCCTGACCCGGGTGAATCGGTGCCCAGACTGGCCTTGCCCACCGTCGGGATCTTCCTGGCTGCATTGGCTGCGTTCATCGTGTCGACGATCGGCTATATCAACGGGTGGGTTCCGTTATGGGCGGCCATCCCGATCAATGCCGCGGTGACCTTTGTCATGTTCACCGTGGTCCATGACGCGTCGCACTATTCGATCAGCTCAACCCGCTGGGTCAACGGCCTCTTCGGCCGGCTGGCGTGGCTCTTTGTCGGTCCGGTAGTCGCCTTCCCTGCCTTCGGGTTCATCCACATCCAACACCACCGCCACTCCAACGACGACGACGAAGACCCGGACACCTTCGCCTCACACGGCTCGCCATGGACACTGCCGTTGCGTTGGTCGATGGTGGAGTACTTCTACCTCAAGTACTACATCCCGCGGGCCCGTAGCCGACCGGTCGCCGAATTCGCCGAGACGATGTTGATGTTCACCCTCAGCATCACCGGCCTGGCCATTGCGATCCTCACCGGAAACCTTTGGACGCTGGCGGTGGTATTCCTGATACCGCAGCGGATCGGCCTTACCGTGCTGGCCTGGTGGTTCGACTGGCTGCCACACCATGGGTTGGCGGACACTCAGCGCACCAACCGCTATCGGGCGACCCGTAACCGGGTCGGCGCCGAATGGTTGTTCACCCCGGTACTGCTGTCGCAGAACTATCACTTGGTGCACCATCTGCACCCATCGGTGCCCTTCTATCGCTACCTGCGTACCTGGAAGCGCAATGAAGAGGCGTACCTGGAGCGCAACGCGGCGATCTCCACGGTCTTTGGCCAGCAACTGAATCCAGCGGAATTCCGGGAGTGGAAACGGCTCAACGGCCGGCTCGCCAAGCTACTGCCGGTGCGAATGCCGACCCGGTCGAGTTCTCCGCACGCTGTGCTGCACCGCATTCCCGTCGCGTCGGTCGATCCCATCACCGCCGATAGCACGCTGGTGACCTTTGCGGTACCGGAAGCGCTGCAGGACGCGTTTCGCTTCGAGCCGGGCCAGCATGTGACCGTCCGCACGGATCTGGGTGGCCAAGGCATTCGCCGCAATTACTCGATCTGCGCCCCGGCTACCAGGGCCCAGTTGCGGATCGCGGTCAAACATATTCCGGGCGGGGCGTTCTCGACGTTCGTCGCCAGTGAGCTCAGGGCCGGCGACGTGCTGGAGCTGATGACTCCCACCGGCCGGTTCGGCACCCCACTGCATCCGCTGAACGCCAAGCACTACGTGGGCGTGGCGGCCGGTAGCGGGATCACACCGGTGCTGTCCATCCTGGCCACCACGCTGGAAATCGAGACCGAGAGCCGGTTCACGCTGATCTATGGCAATCGGACCAAGGAATCCACCATGTTTAGGGCCGAGCTGGACCGACTAGAGTCGCGCTACGCCGACCGGTTGGAGATCCTGCACGTGCTGACCAATGAGGCTCTGCACACCCCGGAACTCCGCGGCCGCATCGATCGGGAAAAACTCAACAGGTGGCTGACCACGAAACTACGGCCGGACAATGTGGACGAGTGGTTCATCTGCGGCCCAATGGAGATGACCACCGCGGTACGTGAGTCACTGGTCGAGCACGAAGTTGGCATCGAACACATCCACCTCGAGCTGTTCTACGGCTACGAAACTGCGCCGACCTCCGACCGCGACTACCAGGCAGCCACGGTGACCTTCACGCTTTCCGGGAAGCAGGACACGTTCGACCTGCCCCCCGGCGACTCGATCCTGGAGGGGGCGCTGCAACGCCGCAGCGATGCACCGTACGCCTGCATGGGTGGGGCTTGCGGAACCTGCCGGGCCAAATTGACCGACGGCAATGTGGCGATGGACCACAACTTCGCGCTGGGTCAGGCTGAGCTCGACGCCGGCTACATCCTGACCTGCCAGTCACATCCGACGACGCCGTTCGTGTCCGTCGACTACGACGGCTAA